One Methanocellales archaeon DNA segment encodes these proteins:
- a CDS encoding Fic family protein: MVYLEKIERGSKTYYYLTKNFRVSGQGWKKLRKYVGGNPPSKEQTKKAIEEIEADALKKGLLKPLSKYAYLSDEEAEKLQDLKEVFNEWRGKLSAVEKRKYEEDFVVRFTYNSNAIEGNRLSLRETSMILTENMIPAGVAPNDYNEAVNSKHCYEFMKRYAGEFNQKFLLKIHELLTRNTDCEIVGSYRDYEVRISGSEWIPPTHKKVREEMRKVFQWYYSARKKLHPVELGSILHNKLVRVHPFADGNGRTSRVVMNWILMKNEFPMFYIELRDKMKYYEAVEEGDKGNDEAIVHYVARVLMEQLSQKVSGPNL, from the coding sequence ATGGTCTATCTGGAGAAGATCGAGAGGGGAAGCAAGACCTACTACTATCTCACGAAGAATTTTAGAGTTAGTGGACAAGGGTGGAAGAAACTAAGGAAGTATGTGGGTGGCAACCCCCCCTCTAAAGAGCAGACCAAGAAAGCGATTGAAGAGATTGAGGCAGATGCACTGAAAAAAGGGCTCCTGAAACCCCTCTCTAAATACGCTTACCTGAGCGATGAGGAAGCAGAGAAATTGCAGGATTTAAAAGAAGTTTTTAACGAATGGCGCGGGAAACTAAGTGCTGTTGAGAAAAGGAAATACGAAGAAGACTTTGTCGTGAGGTTTACCTATAACTCGAATGCCATTGAAGGCAACCGTTTAAGCCTTCGTGAAACGAGCATGATTTTAACCGAGAACATGATCCCTGCCGGCGTTGCTCCCAATGATTACAATGAGGCGGTCAACTCAAAACACTGCTATGAATTTATGAAAAGGTATGCTGGTGAATTCAATCAGAAGTTTTTGCTGAAGATTCATGAGCTGCTTACGAGGAACACTGACTGCGAAATTGTAGGCAGTTACAGAGATTATGAGGTCAGGATTTCAGGTTCTGAATGGATCCCTCCCACCCACAAAAAGGTCAGAGAAGAAATGAGGAAAGTTTTCCAGTGGTATTATTCCGCCAGGAAGAAACTGCACCCTGTTGAATTAGGCTCGATCCTGCACAACAAACTGGTAAGGGTCCATCCGTTTGCCGATGGGAATGGGAGGACGTCCAGAGTTGTAATGAACTGGATACTGATGAAGAACGAATTTCCGATGTTTTACATAGAGCTGAGGGACAAGATGAAATATTATGAAGCGGTCGAAGAAGGGGACAAAGGCAATGATGAGGCGATAGTGCATTATGTTGCAAGGGTGCTGATGGAGCAGCTGAGTCAAAAGGTATCGGGACCTAATTTATAA
- a CDS encoding YwbE family protein: MDGTKRSNIKPGIRVAIVLKKDQRSGKLTEGIVKDILTNSAKHPHGIKVRLMSGEVGRVKEVLR; this comes from the coding sequence ATGGATGGAACTAAAAGATCGAATATCAAGCCCGGGATAAGGGTGGCAATTGTGCTTAAGAAGGATCAGCGCTCAGGAAAGCTAACCGAGGGTATAGTTAAGGACATTCTCACGAATTCCGCAAAACATCCCCATGGGATCAAAGTCCGCCTTATGTCAGGCGAAGTCGGAAGAGTGAAAGAAGTTCTACGGTAG
- a CDS encoding DUF262 domain-containing protein, producing the protein MVETILSWVKAGEIAIPEIQRPFVWDATKVRDLMDSLYQGYPIGYLIAWRNPNVKLKDGTTAEGKKILIDGQQRVTALTAAILGDHVIDKEYKRVKIKIAFNPLKEKFEVLNTAIERDSSWLPDISKIISGDVDVFNLVETYCSKNENIDRKFIFDKIEYLRKITQKQLGLIELDSDLDIETVTEIFIRINSQGVVLSQADFAMSKIAANESYGGPTLRKFIDYFCHLAVAPEFYSHITEVDKEFTTTNYFQKMSWLRNEKEDLYDPDYNDLLRVAFTSEFNRGKLADLVSLLSGRNFETRTYEEEIAKESFATLEKGILNFVNETNFKRFLMIIKSAGFISPKLIRSQNALNFAYMLYLKLKSQNYNPAEIETYVRKWFVLSILTGRYSGSPESMFDFDIKNISSKDFEEHLKSVENADLSDAFWDAALVQNLNTSVSSSPNFNVYLAAQVKSNDKGFLSKDITVKDLISHRGDIHHVFPRDYLKKSGLKRWQYNQIANYVYMQSEINVQIGNKAPKIYFDTLREQCNGGELKYGGIGTSQSLKENLTMNCIPETIVAMDVDNYDEFLTERRLLMAKKIRDYYCSL; encoded by the coding sequence TTGGTAGAAACGATTCTCTCGTGGGTAAAAGCAGGCGAGATAGCAATACCCGAAATTCAAAGACCTTTTGTTTGGGATGCAACAAAGGTGAGAGATTTAATGGATTCTTTATACCAGGGATATCCAATAGGTTATTTAATTGCCTGGCGTAACCCAAATGTAAAACTAAAAGATGGTACTACCGCAGAGGGTAAGAAAATCCTTATTGACGGACAACAACGTGTAACGGCACTCACTGCTGCGATTTTGGGAGACCATGTAATTGATAAAGAGTATAAAAGAGTGAAAATAAAAATAGCTTTTAACCCTTTAAAAGAAAAATTTGAGGTGCTTAACACAGCCATTGAGCGAGATAGTAGCTGGCTGCCAGATATATCTAAAATAATTTCTGGAGATGTGGACGTATTTAATTTAGTCGAAACATATTGCTCCAAAAATGAGAATATTGACCGTAAATTCATTTTTGACAAGATAGAATATCTAAGGAAAATAACACAAAAACAACTTGGATTAATCGAGTTGGATTCTGACTTGGATATCGAAACTGTAACAGAAATTTTCATACGAATTAACTCACAAGGGGTTGTGTTGAGCCAAGCAGATTTTGCTATGTCGAAAATTGCAGCGAATGAAAGTTACGGTGGCCCAACTCTTAGAAAGTTTATTGACTACTTCTGTCATTTGGCAGTTGCTCCTGAATTCTACTCCCATATTACTGAAGTAGACAAGGAGTTTACCACCACAAACTACTTCCAAAAGATGTCATGGTTACGAAACGAAAAAGAAGACCTATATGACCCTGATTATAACGATTTATTGAGAGTGGCTTTCACATCCGAATTTAATAGAGGAAAATTAGCCGATTTGGTTAGTTTACTCTCAGGTAGGAATTTTGAGACAAGGACATACGAAGAAGAAATAGCGAAGGAATCATTTGCCACTCTTGAAAAAGGCATACTAAACTTCGTTAATGAGACCAATTTCAAGAGGTTCTTAATGATAATTAAATCAGCAGGGTTCATTTCTCCTAAGCTTATCCGCTCACAAAACGCCCTAAACTTTGCATATATGCTGTATCTCAAACTAAAATCCCAGAACTATAATCCTGCCGAGATAGAAACATATGTGCGTAAATGGTTTGTTTTGTCAATTCTGACTGGTAGATACTCTGGTTCTCCAGAATCTATGTTTGATTTTGATATAAAAAACATTTCAAGTAAAGACTTTGAAGAACATCTTAAAAGCGTTGAAAATGCTGACTTATCTGATGCTTTTTGGGATGCCGCCTTAGTACAGAATCTCAATACTTCTGTGTCAAGTAGTCCTAACTTTAATGTCTATTTAGCTGCACAAGTAAAATCAAATGATAAAGGCTTTTTATCAAAAGACATAACAGTGAAAGATTTAATTTCTCATAGGGGAGACATACATCACGTATTTCCCAGAGATTACCTAAAGAAAAGTGGATTGAAAAGATGGCAATACAACCAGATTGCTAACTATGTTTATATGCAATCAGAGATAAATGTCCAGATAGGCAATAAAGCACCGAAGATATATTTTGATACGTTAAGAGAACAGTGCAATGGCGGCGAGCTAAAATATGGCGGTATAGGTACTTCCCAATCCCTTAAAGAAAATTTAACGATGAATTGCATACCTGAAACTATTGTTGCAATGGATGTTGATAATTACGATGAGTTTTTAACGGAAAGAAGATTGCTAATGGCTAAGAAAATAAGAGATTACTATTGTTCTTTATGA
- a CDS encoding PadR family transcriptional regulator: MLGPWRFSSHNGKGRGLLTLFVLHSLNKEPKSGYGLLKEMEQKTKGLWVPSKGTLYPILRQLEDEKLIQVVEKGKRSKNIFELTPKGKETLIGIREHRRESREKLFQFKNLFVDIFGEEGEDEITTKGLIFDMRNIIAHLPPDKKNQAVAILEKCLEDLKGIQ; encoded by the coding sequence ATGTTGGGTCCCTGGAGATTTTCGTCCCATAATGGAAAAGGAAGAGGTTTGCTTACCCTGTTTGTTCTTCACTCTCTGAACAAAGAGCCCAAGTCAGGCTATGGCTTGCTCAAGGAGATGGAGCAAAAGACCAAAGGATTATGGGTGCCGAGCAAGGGCACTCTTTATCCTATTTTGAGACAGTTGGAGGATGAAAAGCTGATACAGGTGGTTGAAAAAGGAAAGCGCTCCAAAAATATCTTTGAACTAACCCCCAAAGGAAAAGAAACGCTGATCGGCATAAGGGAGCACAGGAGGGAATCGAGAGAAAAACTTTTCCAGTTTAAAAATCTGTTTGTTGACATCTTCGGGGAAGAAGGGGAAGACGAAATAACAACGAAGGGCTTGATTTTTGATATGAGGAATATCATAGCTCACCTGCCTCCGGACAAAAAGAATCAAGCTGTTGCAATCCTCGAAAAATGTCTTGAGGATTTAAAGGGGATTCAGTGA
- a CDS encoding ATP-binding cassette domain-containing protein, with protein MFAIKVENLTKEFDGLIAVDNVSFDIGAGEIFGLLGPNGAGKTTILSMLSTILKPTSGTAVVNGMDILKDEDGVRKSIGIVFQDPSLDEELTAYENMDFHGRLYRIPKNLRQERIEELLKLVELEDRKDGLVKTFSGGMRRRLEIARGLLHHPKVLFLDEPTLGLDPQTRNRLWQYIEDLNKEKGITIIITTHYMDEADRLCDRVAIIDMGKIIALDTPHKLKEDLGGDVITIKSPDADKIYSKIKVSWVKHIESNDGFVTINLENAEKHITEIVNLSSRNDIDIESLSIHKPTLEDVFLNFTGKTIRDQEVNGREHMLMRRRLWRRR; from the coding sequence ATGTTTGCCATAAAGGTTGAAAACCTGACTAAAGAATTTGATGGGCTCATCGCAGTCGATAACGTATCCTTTGACATAGGAGCAGGGGAAATTTTCGGCTTGCTCGGTCCCAACGGGGCGGGCAAAACCACCATACTCTCCATGCTTTCGACGATATTGAAGCCGACCTCTGGCACCGCCGTCGTGAATGGCATGGATATACTGAAAGACGAGGACGGCGTGAGAAAATCCATCGGGATCGTTTTTCAGGACCCTAGCTTGGATGAGGAGCTGACCGCCTACGAGAACATGGATTTTCACGGTCGCCTTTACCGCATCCCCAAAAACCTACGCCAAGAAAGGATAGAGGAGCTTTTGAAACTTGTCGAATTGGAAGATAGAAAGGACGGGCTGGTGAAAACGTTTTCCGGCGGAATGAGACGCCGCTTGGAAATAGCGAGGGGCTTGCTGCACCATCCGAAAGTGCTGTTTCTGGATGAGCCCACCCTTGGCCTGGACCCGCAAACAAGAAATCGCCTCTGGCAGTATATCGAGGACCTGAACAAAGAGAAGGGCATAACCATCATAATAACGACCCATTACATGGATGAAGCCGACAGGCTTTGCGATAGGGTTGCAATAATAGATATGGGAAAGATCATCGCCCTGGACACTCCGCACAAATTAAAAGAAGATCTGGGCGGGGATGTTATTACCATAAAATCCCCTGATGCGGATAAAATTTATTCTAAGATTAAAGTCTCTTGGGTTAAACATATTGAGAGCAATGATGGCTTTGTCACAATTAACCTGGAAAATGCAGAAAAACATATTACTGAAATCGTTAATCTCTCGTCTCGTAATGATATTGATATTGAGTCCCTTTCCATTCACAAGCCCACCCTTGAAGACGTCTTTTTGAACTTTACAGGCAAAACCATAAGGGACCAAGAAGTCAACGGCAGAGAACACATGCTAATGCGTCGGAGGTTATGGAGGAGGAGATAA
- a CDS encoding ABC transporter permease, with translation MEEEITVDVVYTIWLRHIKRYIRSRSRIVGSLGMPLFFLLVLGFGLNSVVNLPGMGQDYMGFLIPGIISMSVLFTSVFSGIQIIWDKQFGFLKETLVAPVSRMEIMLGQTLGGATTSLIQGLIILVFSLFLGLSISNLYGFFVACAFMVLIGLSFTAFGIAIASRMEDMHGFQLIMNFVIFPLFGLSGALFPLNSLPSWIKPLTLMDPLAYGVEGIRYGLLGTSQINPYFCWIVLAGFTIFMMTFGSYLFRKIQI, from the coding sequence ATGGAGGAGGAGATAACAGTGGATGTAGTGTACACCATCTGGCTAAGGCACATCAAACGTTATATTCGCTCCAGAAGCAGGATCGTTGGTAGTCTGGGAATGCCCCTCTTCTTTTTGCTGGTACTGGGTTTCGGGCTTAACTCAGTTGTCAACCTTCCAGGTATGGGGCAGGATTATATGGGATTTCTCATTCCAGGAATAATCTCTATGAGCGTCCTATTCACCTCGGTGTTCTCAGGCATTCAAATAATCTGGGACAAGCAGTTTGGGTTCCTGAAAGAAACGTTGGTTGCGCCCGTCTCAAGAATGGAGATCATGCTGGGTCAGACGCTGGGCGGTGCAACAACCTCACTTATTCAGGGGCTTATCATACTTGTTTTCTCATTGTTTTTGGGATTGAGCATATCAAACCTATATGGATTTTTCGTTGCATGTGCATTTATGGTGCTTATAGGACTTTCTTTTACTGCTTTTGGCATAGCGATAGCCTCAAGAATGGAGGATATGCATGGCTTTCAGCTCATTATGAATTTCGTGATCTTTCCCCTCTTCGGGCTTTCAGGGGCACTATTTCCTCTGAATAGCCTACCATCTTGGATTAAGCCCCTTACATTGATGGACCCATTGGCCTATGGCGTTGAAGGCATAAGATACGGCCTGTTGGGAACTTCTCAGATAAACCCCTATTTTTGTTGGATCGTGCTGGCCGGATTCACCATTTTTATGATGACCTTCGGCTCTTATCTGTTTAGAAAAATTCAGATATGA
- the lsrF gene encoding 3-hydroxy-5-phosphonooxypentane-2,4-dione thiolase — MDWGMENRLSRLIQPDGRALFLPIDHGYFQGPTRKLEEPGKTVEPLLPYADAIMLTRGILRTCVDPMNSKPIILRVSGGTSMVGEDLANEGIITSVRDVIRLNASAVSLSIFVGSKYEHESLLNLSNLVNECEEYGIPVMAVTAVGKELEKREARYLALCCRIAAELGARVVKTYYCKEGFEKVVHGCPVPVVIAGGPKVESELEVFEFIHDGIQKGAIGVNLGRNVWQNEHPVAMIRAIRSIIHEDCTPKEAHDLFNSLKKGKQ; from the coding sequence ATGGATTGGGGTATGGAAAACAGGCTTTCAAGGCTAATTCAACCTGATGGTAGGGCTCTTTTTTTGCCCATAGATCACGGATATTTTCAAGGACCGACACGTAAATTAGAGGAGCCAGGCAAAACGGTTGAACCCCTGCTACCTTATGCAGATGCCATCATGCTTACAAGGGGAATACTGCGTACGTGTGTGGATCCCATGAACTCCAAACCGATTATTCTCAGGGTATCCGGTGGCACGAGCATGGTCGGAGAGGACTTGGCTAATGAGGGAATTATCACTTCCGTGAGAGATGTCATCAGGCTCAATGCGAGCGCAGTGTCTCTTTCCATCTTCGTTGGCAGCAAATACGAGCATGAATCGCTGCTAAATCTTTCCAACCTGGTTAACGAGTGCGAGGAGTACGGCATTCCAGTGATGGCGGTCACAGCCGTGGGTAAAGAGCTGGAAAAGCGTGAGGCACGATATCTTGCTTTATGTTGCAGGATTGCTGCCGAGTTGGGCGCAAGGGTGGTAAAAACGTACTATTGTAAAGAAGGTTTTGAAAAGGTGGTCCATGGCTGCCCCGTACCGGTGGTTATCGCTGGTGGGCCTAAGGTGGAGTCCGAGCTGGAGGTCTTCGAGTTTATTCATGACGGCATCCAGAAAGGCGCCATAGGCGTAAATTTGGGAAGAAACGTATGGCAAAATGAACACCCGGTAGCAATGATCAGGGCTATTCGATCCATAATTCATGAAGATTGCACCCCGAAAGAGGCGCATGATTTGTTCAACAGCCTTAAGAAGGGCAAGCAGTAG
- a CDS encoding toll/interleukin-1 receptor domain-containing protein, with product MPWDVFICYASEDKESLVRPLADELRRRGLSVWYDELSLTVGDSLRRSIDRGLAQSQFGIVVLSTHFFKKEWPQKEVDGLVTRETGGVKVILPVWHNIGKEEVARYSPMLADRVAVSTSKGLEYVVTELFRAIQQSKKGKSDTPEVQNSAHLEASFHVGNEANLIGTIEDIEATVDEALYRIEQGYDPPFTIEIAAVDNVSREFAEISQKVSPSPEDRRERIHLKKELDRLLDARDRVKRGVLYILCEQSLKPYTSSSRRITRCIMGYFWLFSREAHTPFNPWKLGFTGYDLYRFRSPKLSTTIWLNQEEDALVSKLDPTGITFQMEARWTVLELPDDVLLYKAIPQIVCEVIKAKDRQIENPHGDNLLDLSKWYFGLH from the coding sequence ATGCCTTGGGATGTTTTTATATGCTATGCGAGTGAGGACAAAGAATCTCTCGTACGACCGCTTGCTGACGAGCTACGTCGTAGAGGTCTATCGGTTTGGTATGATGAGCTTTCACTCACAGTCGGCGATAGTCTACGAAGATCGATAGATCGTGGTTTAGCGCAATCTCAATTTGGCATCGTTGTGCTTAGTACGCACTTTTTTAAGAAGGAATGGCCACAAAAAGAAGTGGATGGTTTAGTCACTCGTGAAACAGGTGGAGTCAAAGTTATACTACCAGTTTGGCACAATATTGGGAAGGAAGAGGTTGCCCGCTACTCACCCATGCTTGCTGATCGTGTTGCTGTATCCACTTCTAAAGGCTTGGAATATGTTGTTACTGAGCTGTTTCGGGCTATCCAACAAAGTAAGAAAGGGAAATCCGATACCCCCGAAGTGCAAAACTCAGCCCATCTAGAAGCTTCTTTCCACGTAGGAAATGAAGCCAATTTGATCGGAACCATAGAGGATATAGAAGCAACTGTAGATGAAGCCTTATATAGGATTGAACAAGGTTATGATCCACCATTTACAATAGAGATTGCTGCGGTAGACAATGTTAGTCGCGAGTTTGCTGAGATAAGTCAGAAAGTCTCCCCGTCACCTGAAGATCGGAGAGAAAGGATCCATCTAAAAAAAGAATTAGATCGGCTTCTTGATGCCAGAGATCGCGTTAAGCGCGGGGTATTATACATCCTTTGTGAACAGTCTCTGAAGCCTTACACATCTTCGAGTAGGAGAATCACTAGATGTATTATGGGATACTTTTGGTTGTTTTCTAGGGAGGCGCATACTCCTTTTAACCCTTGGAAGCTTGGCTTTACAGGGTATGACCTATATCGATTCCGTTCACCCAAGTTGTCTACTACCATCTGGCTGAATCAAGAAGAGGATGCCTTGGTAAGCAAACTAGATCCAACAGGCATAACTTTTCAAATGGAAGCGCGATGGACTGTCCTTGAATTGCCAGACGATGTGTTACTATATAAAGCAATCCCGCAAATTGTCTGTGAGGTAATAAAAGCTAAGGATAGACAAATTGAAAATCCTCATGGAGACAATCTGTTGGATTTATCCAAATGGTATTTCGGGTTGCACTGA
- a CDS encoding LemA family protein has protein sequence MNWLLTIAVIIVLIFVGILLWLWSFYNRMIRSENRIDNAWAQIDVQLKRRADLIPNLMETVKGYMNHERGTLEAVTKARASIMSAKTPQESMDANNMLTGALKTLFAVAESYPDLKASQNFLSLQDELTHTEEKIAYSRQHFNDSVLVFNNTIETFPGVVFAKRMGKKEKQMLQIPEASREVPKVAF, from the coding sequence ATGAATTGGTTATTGACAATAGCAGTAATAATAGTGCTGATATTTGTCGGCATATTACTTTGGTTATGGAGCTTTTACAACAGAATGATTAGATCTGAGAATCGCATAGATAATGCATGGGCACAAATCGACGTACAACTTAAACGAAGAGCGGACCTCATCCCAAATCTGATGGAAACCGTCAAAGGCTACATGAATCATGAGCGTGGAACCCTTGAGGCTGTTACAAAAGCGCGGGCTTCTATAATGAGTGCGAAGACGCCACAGGAAAGCATGGATGCAAACAATATGTTAACCGGAGCATTGAAAACACTTTTTGCTGTTGCAGAAAGTTATCCTGATCTTAAAGCAAGTCAGAACTTCCTGAGTCTTCAAGACGAATTGACACATACCGAAGAGAAAATAGCCTATTCAAGACAACACTTCAACGATTCAGTATTAGTATTTAACAATACCATAGAGACGTTCCCCGGAGTGGTATTTGCTAAAAGAATGGGCAAAAAAGAAAAGCAGATGTTACAAATCCCGGAAGCATCCAGAGAAGTACCGAAA